From Pseudomonas alcaligenes, a single genomic window includes:
- a CDS encoding sulfate ABC transporter substrate-binding protein — protein sequence MKRLLPSSLLAAGLLLASNAQAASLLNVSYDVMRDFYKDYNAAFQKHWQAEGGAPLQIQMSHGGSSKQARAVIDGLPADVITMNMATDINALADNGGLVPKDWAARLPDNSAPFTSATVFIVRKGNPKGLKDWPDLLKSGVQVVVPNPKTSGNGRYTYLSAWGYVLEKGGDEKAAKDFVGKLFKQAPVLDTGGRAATTTFIQNQIGDVLVTFENEAEMIAREFGRGSFEVVYPSVSAEAEPPVAVVDKVVDKKGTRKEAEAYLKYLWSDEGQRIAANNYLRPRNPAILAEFADRFPKVTFFNVVKTFGDWPQIQSTHFKDGGVFDQIYTAQ from the coding sequence ATGAAACGCCTACTGCCCTCCTCCCTGCTGGCCGCCGGCCTGCTGCTGGCCTCCAACGCCCAGGCGGCAAGCCTGCTGAATGTCTCCTACGACGTGATGCGCGACTTCTACAAGGACTACAACGCCGCCTTCCAGAAACACTGGCAGGCCGAAGGCGGCGCGCCACTGCAGATCCAGATGTCCCACGGCGGCTCGAGCAAGCAGGCACGCGCGGTGATCGACGGCCTGCCCGCCGACGTGATCACCATGAACATGGCCACCGACATCAACGCCCTCGCCGACAACGGCGGCCTGGTGCCGAAAGACTGGGCCGCCCGCCTGCCAGATAACAGTGCGCCGTTCACCTCGGCCACCGTGTTCATCGTGCGCAAGGGCAACCCCAAGGGCCTGAAGGACTGGCCGGATCTGCTCAAGAGCGGCGTGCAGGTGGTCGTGCCCAACCCGAAGACCTCGGGTAACGGCCGCTACACCTACCTGTCGGCCTGGGGCTACGTGCTGGAGAAGGGTGGCGACGAGAAGGCCGCCAAGGACTTCGTCGGCAAGCTGTTCAAGCAGGCACCGGTGCTCGACACCGGTGGCCGCGCCGCCACTACCACCTTTATCCAGAACCAGATCGGCGACGTGCTGGTGACCTTCGAGAACGAGGCCGAGATGATCGCCCGCGAATTCGGCCGCGGCAGCTTCGAAGTGGTCTATCCGAGCGTCTCCGCCGAGGCCGAGCCACCGGTTGCGGTGGTCGACAAGGTGGTCGACAAGAAGGGCACCCGCAAGGAGGCCGAAGCCTACCTGAAGTACCTGTGGTCGGACGAAGGCCAGCGCATCGCTGCCAACAACTACCTGCGCCCGCGCAACCCGGCGATCCTCGCCGAGTTCGCCGACCGCTTCCCCAAGGTCACCTTCTTCAACGTGGTGAAGACCTTCGGCGACTGGCCGCAGATCCAGAGTACCCACTTCAAGGATGGTGGGGTGTTCGACCAGATCTATACCGCGCAGTAA
- a CDS encoding peroxiredoxin produces MSIRLGDIAPDFEQDSSEGRIRFHEWLGNSWGVLFSHPADFTPVCTTELGFTAKLKDDFAKRGVKAIALSVDPVDSHLRWIDDINETQSTRVNFPIIADADRKVSDLYDLIHPNANDTLTVRSLFIIDPNKKVRLIITYPASTGRNFNEILRVIDSLQLTDSHKVATPANWVDGDEVVIVPSLKDEDEIRQRFPLGYRAVKPYLRLTPQPNK; encoded by the coding sequence ATGAGCATTCGCCTGGGCGACATCGCCCCCGACTTCGAGCAGGACTCCAGTGAGGGCCGCATCCGCTTCCACGAGTGGCTGGGCAACAGCTGGGGCGTGCTGTTCTCCCACCCGGCCGACTTCACCCCGGTATGCACCACCGAGCTGGGCTTCACCGCCAAGCTCAAGGATGACTTCGCCAAGCGCGGGGTCAAGGCCATCGCCCTGTCGGTCGACCCGGTCGACTCGCACCTGCGCTGGATCGACGATATCAACGAAACCCAGAGCACCCGGGTCAACTTCCCGATCATCGCCGACGCCGATCGCAAGGTCTCCGACCTCTACGACCTGATCCACCCCAACGCCAACGACACCCTGACCGTGCGCTCGCTGTTCATCATCGACCCGAACAAGAAGGTGCGCCTGATCATCACCTACCCGGCCAGCACCGGGCGCAACTTCAACGAGATCCTGCGGGTGATCGACTCCCTGCAGCTGACCGACAGCCACAAGGTCGCCACCCCGGCCAACTGGGTGGATGGCGATGAAGTGGTGATCGTGCCGTCGCTGAAGGACGAGGACGAGATCAGGCAGCGCTTCCCGCTGGGCTACCGTGCGGTCAAACCCTACCTGCGCCTGACCCCGCAGCCGAACAAGTAA